The nucleotide sequence CGATGCCTGCAATGCGGCGGTGGCCCGCGGCTGCGACGTGGTACTGATCGATACCGCCGGCCGTCTGCACAACAAAGACTACTTGATGGAAGAACTCAAGAAGATTGTCCGTGTGATCAAGAAGGTAAGCCCCGACATGCCGCACGACATGTGGCTCGTAATCGACGGCAACACCGGACAGAATACCATCAACCAGACGAAGATTTTCAACCAGAGTTTCCCGCTCACCGGCCTCGTGGTGACCAAGCTCGACGGTACGGCCCGTGGCGGCGCAGTGCTTTCGATTGCAAGCTCGCTCCAGATTCCTATCCGCTGGATTGGTATGGGCGAACGCATCGACCAGCTGGTGCCTTTCAGCAAGGCTGAATACGTGGAAGGCCTTTTCGAAAACGCTCTGGAAGAAAACGAGCAGTAAGATAGGTGTCTATGGCTTTAGTCGAAAACAAGACGATGGGGGCGCGTGCGGTTTTTGCCGTTGCGCTTCTTTTGTTTTCTGTTTTCGGCATGGGCGGCTGTAGTGGCGAAGTCACGGTCGACCAGAAGTTCGTGAACCTGTTTGTGGAATTGCGAATTGTCGAAATGACTTATGGCAAAGAAGCTCCCATGACCCGTTTGGTGCGACAGGAACTCTTGAAAGAAGCGGGCTACACCCGCGAGCAGTTCTTTGCCAAGACCGATGAAATCTTGAATGACGAACGCCAGTGGGTGCCGTTCCAGAAGGCGGTCAACGCCCGCATCGATTCACTGCTGGCTCTGCCTGCCGAAAAGGCGAATGCGCCTGAAATCAAACCCAGTCGCAAGTTGCAGACGCAGATGCCTGCGCACAAGGGAGGCGTGAAATGATGAAAATGTCTTGGCGCGGAATCCCGCAGGTTGTTGTGATGCTGCTTGTCCTGCTCGACTTGTTCACGGTGACGTCTGCCGCTCCTTTGAACGGTGCAGTACCAGCTAAGAAGGCTTCTGCTACAAAGCCTCTGGTGCATTGGATGGGCTACAACGAAGCTTTTGAAAAAGCGAAAAAAGAACCGAAGTTGGTCTTTGTGGATTTGTATGCGGACTGGTGCATTCCTTGCCGCGTGATGGATGCAAACGTTTATAGCGATCCGACGGTCGCCTCGTTGTTGAATAGCCGCTTTTATGCCGTCAAGCTTGATGCCGATTCTCAAGACAGCATTATGTGCGATGGCCAAAAGAATACGGTGCAGCGCTGCTATTTTGATGTGTGGGAGCTGCATGCGCTTCCTGCCTTTGTTCTGATAGCCCCCAAGGGAATGAGTATTCTTACGGTGACCGATTCCATGTCGCCGCAAGAGCTGCAATATATGCTGTATCAATTCCTTGAAAAAGAGAAGGAGTGGATATCCCGATGAACGAACAATTCATTTTTTACGCTCAAATTGTCTTCTGGGTGATGATTCTCTTGCTGGTGCATTGCTACCTGCTGTTCCCCATGACGCTTCCGTTCGTGAGCGAAATCTTTAAGCGCCGTAAGGCTCCGAAGCAGGGCGTC is from Fibrobacter sp. UWT2 and encodes:
- a CDS encoding DUF255 domain-containing protein, with the translated sequence MMKMSWRGIPQVVVMLLVLLDLFTVTSAAPLNGAVPAKKASATKPLVHWMGYNEAFEKAKKEPKLVFVDLYADWCIPCRVMDANVYSDPTVASLLNSRFYAVKLDADSQDSIMCDGQKNTVQRCYFDVWELHALPAFVLIAPKGMSILTVTDSMSPQELQYMLYQFLEKEKEWISR